Part of the Candidatus Paceibacterota bacterium genome is shown below.
TGAAATACCACACCAGGAATATGCGAAATGAGCTTATGAAAGCGCACCTCATTCTCCCGCAGTACGCGCTGCGCTCTATTGCGCTCTGCAATAAAACTATTTTCGCGCTGTTTGATGTAATACGCGACCAAACCAACAATCGCCACGACAAACAAAATCGTATAGAGCCGTGATTCAATGATGGTAATTCCGGGGCGAATCGTATGCTGCATCCATTCGAATACAGTCATGACTACAAGCGCAAACAACATGCTTGCCAGCACGATATACGGAGTATTTCGACTACTGGAAAGACGGACAAAATTCAACTTCCTAGGCATACAACACCACACTTTCTCGAGCAGTGCTCGCATATGCGCAAAGCGCTATTGTAGGATGAATAGGCGGAACAACTGTTAGTACGCCGTAATACGGAACTCTGTATTGTTTCTACAGTATATATATTATCTGTCAAATTACAGAATAGATAGTCATACTTGTCAAAAAAACCAAATGCAACACCTGCTCGCCCTGGAATGCTATACTCATCTTATGAAAGAAAAGAAGGCTCAGTCCACAAAACATGTACGCTCAATCGAGAAACTTCATCATTTTTCATGTGGGGCATGTAACAAGTGGTGGTCTATCGGAGATGCACCGCAAGCCCCACGTGCCTGGTATTGCCCATGGTGCGGAACAAAAGCAAAACATTAAAAAACGGCACTGCCGTTTTTTAATATTCGATATTGATTGGAAATGACATTGATGCATCCTTGTCGTTCATACCTGAGGGATTATCTTTTTTGAGCACGACTGTCGCAGTACCAATATAGTTCCCTGGAACAGTAACTGATGCCACAAACGGAACGAAGTCCGTCGTCATCCAATCACCTTGCGCTTTCGCAATTGATTGTGCAATTATCTTTCCATTCACATCAAGTACAGCAACTGGAAATGAGGCCTCAAAGAACCACATGCCACGCGCCTCCCCTCGCACATCGAACTGCTTCCCCACGACAGCGCCAAGTGGCGGAGAGCTTACACGTACCATATCAGCGGTTGCATTCACATAATCCACCAGTACATCCTCTATCTTGAACGTGAGAGTATAATCCTTCAGCGAGAGCGAACCTTCTTTCTTGCGCACCGGACCAACAGAGGTCAGGGTGATCATCTTTCCGAGAAATATGAATGGCTCACCTACGAGGAACGTTTGCTTAGTTCGCTCACTTCCCACGTGGACTGCCGCATCGATGCGCACGCGGCCAGCCTGAATACACATAACCCCTAGTGGGCAGCGACTATCTTCGACAACCTCGCTCGGAGTGATCGAAACATTTCCAAGGGTAGCCATTTCGCCGATATGAACAGTGACTATTCCTGACGTAGGCAGAACTGGCTTTGGAGTGGTCACCACAGGCACTGGTGCCTCAGGCTCACT
Proteins encoded:
- a CDS encoding Gmad2 immunoglobulin-like domain-containing protein, which gives rise to MNSSRITAIVTFIILIVLVVWLALYIMADKKTVRVAQPVPEEVTPVESEPEAPVPVVTTPKPVLPTSGIVTVHIGEMATLGNVSITPSEVVEDSRCPLGVMCIQAGRVRIDAAVHVGSERTKQTFLVGEPFIFLGKMITLTSVGPVRKKEGSLSLKDYTLTFKIEDVLVDYVNATADMVRVSSPPLGAVVGKQFDVRGEARGMWFFEASFPVAVLDVNGKIIAQSIAKAQGDWMTTDFVPFVASVTVPGNYIGTATVVLKKDNPSGMNDKDASMSFPINIEY